Proteins encoded within one genomic window of Oryza brachyantha chromosome 7, ObraRS2, whole genome shotgun sequence:
- the LOC102721664 gene encoding momilactone A synthase-like produces MLTAIQRVLIRGRRSPAASSSFGNGFAAAADSKRLAGKVAVITGGASGIGRATAEEFVKNGAKVILADVQDDLGHAVAAELGSDAAVYARCDVTDEAQVAAAVDLAVARHGRLDVVFNNAGIGGDLTPTPVSALDLGDFDRVMAVNARAVLAGVKHAARVMAPRRRGSIICTASTAGVMGGVGTPHYSVSKAAVLGIVRAVAAEMARSGVRVNAISPNYIPTPLVMGAMAGWYPGTSAEEHRRIVERDMNEMEGATLEAEDVARAAVYLASDEAKYVNGHNLVVDGGYTVRKAPNMPALAGH; encoded by the exons ATGCTCACAGCGATTCAGCGCGTCCTCATCAG GGGGAGGAGATCACCTGCAGCTTCCTCTTCCTTCGGCAATGGCTTCGCTGCGGCTGCCGACTCGAAGAG GTTGGCCGGGAAGGTCGCCGTcatcaccggcggcgccagTGGCATCGGCAGGGCGACGGCCGAGGAGTTTGTCAAGAATGGCGCCAAGGTCATTCTCGCCGATGTGCAGGACGACCTGGGACATGCCGTCGCCGCGGAGCTCGGGTCGGACGCGGCTGTGTACGCGCGCTGCGACGTCACCGACGAGGCGCAGgtcgcggcggccgtggacctcgccgtcgcgcggcACGGCCGGCTCGACGTCGTCTTCAACAACGCCGGCATCGGCGGGGACCTCACGCCGACCCCCGTGAGCGCGCTGGACCTGGGAGACTTCGACCGCGTGATGGCGGTGAACGCCCGGGCGGTGCTGGCCGGCGTCAAGCACGCCGCGCGCGTCatggcgccgcgccgccggggcAGCATCATCTGCACGGCGAGCACGGCGGGGGTGATGGGCGGCGTGGGGACCCCTCACTACAGCGTGTCCAAGGCGGCGGTGCTGGGCATCGTgcgcgccgtggcggcggagatggcgcGCTCCGGCGTGCGCGTGAACGCCATCTCCCCCAACTACATCCCGACGCCGCTGGTGATGGGCGCCATGGCGGGGTGGTACCCGGGGACGAGCGCCGAGGAGCACAGGCGGATCGTGGAGAGGGACATGAACGAGATGGAAGGGGCGACGCTggaggcggaggacgtcgCGAGGGCGGCGGTGTACCTCGCCTCCGACGAGGCCAAGTACGTCAACGGCCACAacctcgtcgtcgacggcggctaCACCGTCCGCAAGGCGCCCAACATGCCGGCGCTCGCAGGCCATTGA